A region of bacterium DNA encodes the following proteins:
- a CDS encoding amidohydrolase family protein has product MKRSDKRNWLFKEEDAVAAQSLAVGLPAMIFDVHAHLYSKDTLSIAPNNVFATGPDEVTPAVWRECLGRQVGCDRVSGALFIPVPMVARERITAVNAWVMQAAAEATGSKALALVTPDMKVAEVETLLRHGHFAGFKPYHTYSVTHPTFDALPGDYIPEWVWSLAHERGLVITLHLVRAGAMADVGNLRYLRDHCARFPGARLILAHCGRSFHAPNAAAGIAGLCDLPNVWFDTSAVCEAEPFRVLLESCGPRRLLWGSDFPISEQRGRCVTVGDGFVWVTPDALKLVQPICRLWPVGLESLRAFQTAARVFGLDAFDLQDVFADNAMRLLGLRPTSETRTQDLYPHDKSVHRVSGGKKGQP; this is encoded by the coding sequence GTGAAAAGGTCAGATAAGAGGAACTGGCTGTTCAAAGAGGAGGATGCTGTAGCGGCCCAGTCGTTGGCGGTAGGGCTGCCCGCAATGATTTTCGATGTCCATGCGCATCTCTACAGCAAAGACACGCTGTCTATTGCGCCGAATAACGTTTTCGCGACAGGGCCGGACGAGGTCACCCCGGCGGTGTGGCGCGAGTGTCTTGGCCGGCAGGTCGGGTGCGACCGGGTGTCCGGCGCGCTCTTCATTCCCGTGCCTATGGTTGCGCGGGAGCGGATCACGGCCGTCAACGCCTGGGTCATGCAGGCGGCCGCCGAAGCGACAGGCAGCAAGGCCCTTGCCCTCGTGACGCCAGACATGAAGGTGGCGGAGGTGGAGACGCTGCTCCGGCATGGGCACTTCGCCGGCTTCAAACCCTATCACACTTATAGTGTCACTCATCCGACGTTTGACGCGTTGCCGGGTGACTACATTCCCGAATGGGTGTGGTCCCTGGCGCACGAACGCGGCCTGGTCATCACCCTGCACCTGGTGCGGGCTGGCGCAATGGCGGATGTCGGCAACCTGCGCTACTTGCGGGATCACTGCGCGCGTTTCCCCGGTGCGCGCTTGATCCTGGCCCACTGTGGCCGCTCATTTCATGCACCCAATGCCGCCGCAGGGATCGCGGGTCTGTGTGATCTGCCAAACGTCTGGTTTGATACCTCCGCCGTATGCGAGGCTGAACCCTTCCGTGTCTTGCTGGAGTCTTGTGGCCCGCGCCGCCTTCTTTGGGGCAGTGATTTTCCTATCTCCGAACAACGCGGGCGGTGCGTGACCGTTGGTGACGGATTTGTCTGGGTTACTCCCGATGCACTGAAACTAGTACAACCTATATGCCGACTATGGCCTGTCGGGTTGGAAAGCCTGCGGGCGTTCCAGACCGCCGCGAGGGTGTTCGGACTCGATGCGTTCGATCTTCAGGACGTGTTTGCCGACAATGCTATGCGTTTGCTGGGATTAAGGCCGACTAGCGAAACCCGAACCCAGGATCTGTACCCCCATGACAAAAGTGTTCACAGGGTTAGCGGAGGAAAGAAAGGTCAACCATGA
- a CDS encoding aldo/keto reductase: protein METKRYADYKLSRLMLGTVQFGLPYGVANLAGQPGYDDVLAIVSAAIEGGVNCFDTAPSYGRSEEVLGRALHELGVVDRVVVVTKVKALTPDELADPRLAGVAIEQSVAESRRRLRVECLPIVLFHHETDAVHLDALERLKEKGWLRHVGVSCNNRPGPAAGFAALPVVRALQIPANILDRRHLQGGSLAAAAAHGVAVFVRSVYLQGLLLMPERAIPEPLRPIVPIRRRLAELAEAAGMTLAELALRYMLAQDGVTSVLTGVETVEQMRENVALFNRGPLSGDVREAVEAIVPDLPEAIMTPGLWSAPATEKDIGNR, encoded by the coding sequence ATGGAAACAAAACGTTACGCTGACTATAAATTATCGCGGCTGATGCTGGGCACGGTCCAGTTCGGCTTGCCGTACGGGGTTGCCAATCTCGCAGGCCAGCCTGGCTACGATGACGTTTTGGCGATTGTGTCCGCAGCCATTGAAGGCGGAGTCAACTGCTTCGACACGGCGCCATCATATGGCCGCAGCGAGGAAGTGCTTGGCCGGGCGTTGCATGAACTGGGCGTGGTTGATCGTGTTGTGGTGGTCACTAAGGTCAAGGCGTTGACCCCGGACGAACTCGCTGATCCCCGTCTGGCTGGAGTGGCGATCGAGCAGTCGGTGGCCGAATCCCGCCGCCGACTCCGGGTCGAATGCCTGCCGATTGTTTTGTTTCACCACGAGACCGACGCAGTCCATCTTGACGCGCTCGAACGGCTTAAAGAGAAAGGCTGGCTGAGGCATGTCGGTGTTTCCTGCAATAATCGACCGGGGCCCGCTGCCGGGTTCGCCGCGCTACCAGTGGTTCGCGCCTTGCAGATTCCCGCGAACATTCTGGATCGGCGCCACCTTCAGGGTGGGTCCCTAGCCGCCGCGGCTGCGCACGGTGTGGCTGTGTTCGTTCGGAGTGTGTACCTGCAGGGACTGCTGCTCATGCCCGAGCGCGCGATTCCCGAACCTCTGCGTCCGATCGTGCCGATTCGGCGGCGTCTGGCGGAACTTGCCGAGGCAGCGGGCATGACGCTGGCCGAACTCGCCTTGCGCTACATGCTTGCTCAGGACGGTGTCACCAGCGTCCTTACCGGCGTCGAAACAGTCGAGCAGATGAGGGAGAACGTGGCGTTGTTCAATCGGGGGCCGCTGAGTGGTGACGTGCGGGAGGCGGTTGAAGCCATCGTCCCGGATCTCCCTGAAGCAATCATGACACCGGGACTATGGTCGGCTCCGGCTACAGAGAAAGACATAGGTAACCGATGA
- a CDS encoding SDR family oxidoreductase, whose product MSVLESFSLKGKVALVTGGAGLYGRQIVAALAEAGAETIIASRNLDALEQVASEERARGCDVSALQLDLEDEKSIFNLHDEIMKRSGRIDVLINNAVIRSAMNGWNYPLADFDRSLHINASALFVITRVFAEEMKKRKSGSIINIGSMMGMVGIERANYEGTDMHANPSPIYFYEKGGMINFSRWAASMLGEYNVRVNCVSPGGYWEPTLPDQFVKNYSARTQLGRMANDTDLKGLIVFLASDASVYVTGTNIPIDGGYTAK is encoded by the coding sequence ATGAGCGTTCTTGAAAGTTTTTCATTGAAGGGTAAAGTGGCGCTGGTGACAGGTGGTGCTGGGTTATACGGCCGACAGATTGTGGCGGCACTGGCGGAAGCTGGAGCCGAAACAATTATTGCTTCCAGGAATCTGGATGCGCTGGAACAAGTCGCCTCCGAAGAGCGTGCCAGAGGTTGTGATGTCAGCGCGCTGCAATTGGATCTCGAGGATGAAAAGTCGATTTTCAACCTCCACGACGAAATCATGAAGCGCAGTGGCAGAATCGATGTACTGATCAATAACGCGGTCATCCGGTCGGCTATGAATGGCTGGAATTATCCTCTGGCGGACTTTGATCGCAGTTTGCATATCAACGCCTCCGCCCTGTTTGTCATCACCCGTGTATTTGCAGAGGAAATGAAAAAGCGGAAGAGCGGCTCCATCATCAATATCGGTTCAATGATGGGCATGGTCGGAATCGAAAGGGCGAACTATGAAGGCACGGATATGCATGCCAATCCCTCTCCGATTTATTTCTATGAAAAGGGCGGTATGATTAATTTCTCCCGATGGGCGGCCAGTATGCTTGGCGAGTACAACGTCCGGGTAAATTGCGTGTCGCCGGGAGGATACTGGGAGCCAACTCTCCCTGACCAATTTGTGAAGAATTACAGTGCCAGAACCCAGTTGGGTAGAATGGCAAACGATACGGACCTGAAAGGGCTTATCGTTTTTTTGGCTTCCGATGCGTCCGTCTATGTGACGGGAACCAATATCCCGATTGACGGTGGGTATACGGCGAAGTGA
- a CDS encoding dihydrodipicolinate synthase family protein — protein MKHIDTKRLNGLWSATPTPFTNRMAIDTVAVKRLVERHVRFGVKGLFLCGTCGEGPWMPDRERRALVRSAVAAARGRLVIATQVTDNSAARILDNMRVAAEDGADIAVIAPPTCLFNATSVNVAALYLAAIRASPLPVGIYDRGKHAAVFVTDDVLKQIYAEPKVVLIKDSSADVERMKLALSMKQTRPALQLLTGDEFACAAYMRAGYDGLLLGGGIFNARLAGMILEAVRDGQHREADRLQRRMNRLMWDVYGGPKITCWLSGLKHLLVEMGVFRTTGNFLNYPLTSGCRQTIARALLREKQTLFP, from the coding sequence ATGAAGCACATCGATACGAAACGACTCAACGGCCTCTGGTCAGCCACACCGACGCCTTTCACAAACCGCATGGCTATCGACACCGTAGCGGTGAAGCGGCTCGTTGAGCGCCACGTCCGGTTCGGGGTCAAAGGCCTGTTTCTCTGTGGCACGTGTGGCGAAGGCCCCTGGATGCCGGATCGCGAACGACGTGCCCTGGTACGTTCCGCCGTGGCCGCCGCCCGTGGCCGCCTGGTCATTGCCACGCAGGTGACGGACAACTCCGCAGCCCGGATCCTGGACAACATGCGGGTCGCCGCCGAAGATGGCGCTGACATAGCGGTGATCGCGCCACCGACGTGTTTGTTCAATGCCACGTCAGTCAATGTGGCGGCCCTTTATCTGGCGGCAATTCGGGCGAGCCCGTTGCCGGTGGGTATCTATGACCGCGGCAAACACGCCGCCGTGTTTGTCACGGACGACGTGCTAAAACAGATCTACGCCGAACCGAAGGTGGTGCTGATCAAGGATAGTTCCGCGGACGTCGAGCGCATGAAGTTGGCGCTGAGCATGAAACAGACGCGCCCGGCGCTGCAGTTGCTTACCGGTGATGAGTTCGCCTGTGCCGCATACATGCGGGCTGGCTACGACGGTTTGTTGTTGGGTGGCGGCATCTTCAATGCCCGGCTTGCGGGGATGATCCTCGAGGCCGTGCGTGACGGCCAGCATCGCGAGGCGGATCGTTTGCAACGCCGCATGAACCGGCTTATGTGGGACGTCTATGGCGGTCCGAAGATCACCTGCTGGTTGTCCGGCCTCAAACACCTGCTGGTTGAGATGGGCGTTTTCCGGACGACAGGCAACTTCCTGAACTATCCACTGACATCCGGTTGCCGGCAAACCATTGCCAGGGCGCTGTTGCGCGAAAAACAGACCCTTTTTCCATGA
- a CDS encoding acyltransferase domain-containing protein, which produces MINSFPSVFEHLNFAPPQHWSDSWHVSEPDYRSGNLFFLADEFIRSACATLKMEPALGEAFLQAAQQMRADPALERLAWHAHVLFFTHDREPEFQSWPMLPASLGIAADMFYAIIMLSGLPHVQAIYRQRQIPESVQVDTLADLVLKMNMYRKTTGRWGLNAANWICRHFTGRLFRLGRLQYMFDSFRQDFRAFRNIRDRRVLLLAEPGINFRTDGQFDGVNGIFDSQAFTSTLDFRVMPIRGNPVTPGGRVVRQTVHLSWAEWVQILAPGDPVLSLHIPAGGKMDYAQCGDSVRAASLFFSKHFPERPVRAWTCDSWMLDPRFQDYLAPDSNMVRFQQEMYLHPIRGRNEGVVGQAFVDAPLDLQKASAGTALQRAVIQHIKNGDLWCGGGSLMFPEDLAWGKQVYRSQVLDDIIWDCSTDKKS; this is translated from the coding sequence ATGATCAACTCCTTCCCATCTGTATTCGAACACCTGAACTTTGCCCCTCCACAGCACTGGAGCGATAGCTGGCACGTATCCGAACCCGACTATCGGTCGGGTAACCTGTTCTTCCTGGCAGACGAGTTCATCCGCAGCGCTTGTGCCACCTTGAAGATGGAGCCGGCGCTCGGCGAGGCGTTCCTGCAGGCGGCACAACAAATGCGGGCTGATCCCGCGCTGGAGCGCCTGGCATGGCACGCTCACGTGCTCTTCTTCACGCACGATCGGGAGCCGGAGTTTCAGTCCTGGCCGATGCTGCCGGCAAGCCTCGGCATCGCCGCCGATATGTTCTACGCCATCATCATGCTTTCAGGCCTGCCGCATGTTCAAGCGATTTACCGGCAACGGCAGATTCCGGAAAGCGTACAGGTGGATACCCTCGCCGATTTGGTGCTCAAGATGAACATGTACCGGAAAACCACCGGACGCTGGGGATTGAACGCTGCCAACTGGATCTGTCGCCATTTTACCGGGCGTCTCTTCCGGCTCGGGCGCCTTCAGTACATGTTCGATTCATTCCGGCAGGATTTCCGAGCTTTCCGCAATATCCGGGATCGCCGGGTGCTCCTTCTCGCAGAGCCGGGAATCAACTTCCGCACGGACGGCCAGTTTGACGGCGTGAACGGGATCTTCGATTCACAGGCGTTCACGTCGACGTTGGACTTCCGCGTAATGCCCATCCGCGGGAATCCCGTCACGCCCGGGGGGCGGGTTGTCCGGCAGACGGTTCATCTTTCGTGGGCGGAGTGGGTTCAGATTCTGGCCCCCGGCGATCCTGTTCTCAGTCTGCATATTCCGGCCGGCGGGAAGATGGATTACGCCCAGTGCGGCGACTCCGTACGGGCGGCGTCCCTGTTCTTTTCGAAACATTTTCCGGAACGCCCCGTCCGGGCCTGGACCTGCGATTCATGGATGCTGGATCCCCGCTTTCAAGACTACCTTGCGCCAGACTCCAATATGGTCCGGTTTCAGCAGGAGATGTACCTGCACCCTATTCGTGGGCGGAATGAAGGGGTGGTTGGCCAGGCTTTTGTGGATGCCCCTCTCGATTTACAGAAGGCCAGCGCGGGGACGGCTTTGCAACGAGCCGTAATTCAGCACATCAAGAACGGAGATCTCTGGTGCGGTGGCGGCTCGCTTATGTTTCCAGAGGATCTGGCGTGGGGTAAGCAGGTTTACCGTAGCCAGGTGCTGGATGACATCATTTGGGATTGCAGTACAGATAAGAAATCATAA